From Montipora foliosa isolate CH-2021 chromosome 6, ASM3666993v2, whole genome shotgun sequence, a single genomic window includes:
- the LOC138008726 gene encoding histamine H2 receptor-like, with product MADSTSNHTLNSSSGILTEPLDIWYWIIRGIIAVLTITGNGRLMIYFISCRRHLRVTSNWFVLSLAIANFCISLFVTPSEFACKFYFRCDWYLQIVFYNFLLFSSTTNLWAMTIDRYIGIVHSLRYASLLTTERVIAMVAIAWSSSFAATFVRLRWFQNDQFQQEIEKYCLVAVVVLFCIVSCLVLIFIYLRVAFISRKVSKQITTQAVDINHNYKPKELKFRSRHRRQNLSTSLLGSVISLFVPSL from the coding sequence ATGGCGGACAGTACCAGCAACCATACTCTAAATTCCAGTAGTGGTATTTTAACGGAACCATTGGATATTTGGTATTGGATCATCCGTGGTATCATCGCTGTGCTGACAATCACTGGAAACGGCCGTCTCATGATTTATTTTATATCTTGCAGACGGCATCTGCGAGTAACCAGTAACTGGTTCGTTCTGTCCTTGGCGATTGCAAACTTTTGCATCAGTTTGTTTGTCACACCAAGTGAATTTGCCTGCAAGTTTTATTTTCGATGCGACTGGTACTTGCAGATTGTATTTTATAACTTTCTGCTGTTTTCTTCAACAACAAACCTTTGGGCCATGACAATCGACAGATACATTGGTATTGTGCACTCTCTGAGGTATGCATCGTTGTTGACAACCGAGCGAGTAATTGCAATGGTGGCCATAGCCTGGAGTTCCTCGTTCGCTGCAACATTTGTTCGCCTCCGTTGGTTTCAAAACGATCAATTTCAACAGGAGATCGAAAAATATTGTCTCGTGGCTGTGGTTGTTTTATTTTGCATTGTTTCTTGCCTTGtactaatttttatttatcttcgtGTTGCCTTTATTTCACGAAAAGTATCCAAGCAAATAACCACCCAAGCAGTTGACATAAATCACAACTACAAACCAAAGGAGCTGAAATTTCGAAGCCGGCATAGGAGACAAAATTTGTCTACAAGCCTTCTTGGCTCCGTTATCTCGTTATTTGTTCCGTCGTTGTAA